Proteins encoded by one window of Fischerella sp. PCC 9605:
- a CDS encoding PAS domain-containing sensor histidine kinase, which translates to MNKDQTISNSPQTHQQESFSAAFLLQVVNAISDPVFVKDRQHRWVLLNDAFCQFMGVSQEKLLGKSDYDFFPKEQADVFWKKDELVFTTGIINENEELFTDTQGLIHVIFTKKSLFEDGAGNQFLVGTIRDITEHKQAEEALRRSNAVLQAQQEAALDGILIIDENRRVASYNQRFAELWQIPQTVIQTGDDRQLLQSVLDQLENPEEFLAKVEYLYQHPEESSRDEISLKQGRIFDRYSAPVRSPLGNYFGRIWYFRNITERKQAEATLQKQEQFLRSIYDGVDQLIFVVDVLENNDFRYAGWNSPTERITGISSADGVGKSPEDIHGEVQAQAIRQQYMECVVTGKSFTNEEYLSFQGQETWLLTTLNPLKDNSGQVYRIVGTTFDISDRKRAEIQLKQQAKDLEKTLQQLQHTQIQLIQSEKMSSLGQLVAGVAHEINNPTSFIFGNLIHAKEYVQDLLKLVQLYQRYYPDSIPEIQAQIKAIDLDFLIADLPKLLNSMEIGAERIRQIVLSLRTFSRMDEAEMKEVDIHEGIDSTLMILAHRLKDQGDRSAIEVIKEYGNLIPVECYAGQINQVFMNILTNAIDALEESLVNSHLSLVDKKGQRTTPQIRICTLLTTNNKVKIKIADNGPGIPETVKQRLFDPFFTTKPIGKGTGMGLSISYQIITERHGGSLECISQPGSGAEFVISIPLRQT; encoded by the coding sequence ATGAACAAAGACCAGACGATAAGTAATAGTCCCCAAACACATCAGCAAGAAAGCTTCTCGGCTGCATTTTTACTCCAGGTCGTCAATGCCATATCCGATCCAGTCTTTGTCAAAGACCGCCAACATCGCTGGGTACTGCTCAATGATGCCTTTTGTCAGTTCATGGGAGTTAGCCAGGAAAAACTACTTGGCAAGTCAGATTATGACTTCTTCCCAAAAGAACAGGCAGATGTGTTTTGGAAAAAGGATGAACTCGTTTTTACTACAGGTATTATCAATGAAAATGAGGAATTATTTACCGATACTCAAGGATTGATTCACGTAATTTTTACCAAAAAAAGTTTGTTTGAGGATGGGGCTGGTAATCAATTTCTGGTTGGTACGATTAGAGATATTACAGAACACAAGCAAGCGGAGGAAGCCTTGCGCCGCAGTAACGCCGTGTTGCAAGCTCAACAAGAAGCCGCCCTTGATGGCATTCTGATTATTGATGAAAATCGTCGAGTTGCATCATACAATCAGCGTTTTGCCGAGTTATGGCAAATTCCGCAGACAGTTATCCAGACTGGTGACGATCGCCAACTTTTGCAATCGGTGTTAGACCAACTAGAAAATCCAGAGGAATTTCTGGCTAAGGTGGAATATTTGTACCAACATCCAGAGGAAAGCAGCCGTGATGAAATTTCTTTGAAACAAGGACGGATATTTGACCGTTATTCTGCGCCTGTGCGATCGCCCTTAGGAAATTATTTTGGCAGGATTTGGTATTTCCGAAATATCACCGAACGCAAGCAAGCTGAAGCAACTTTACAAAAGCAAGAGCAATTTTTACGCAGCATTTACGATGGTGTAGACCAACTTATATTTGTTGTCGATGTTCTGGAAAATAATGATTTTCGTTATGCTGGCTGGAACTCTCCTACAGAACGTATAACAGGCATTAGTAGCGCTGATGGAGTTGGTAAATCTCCAGAGGATATACATGGTGAAGTTCAAGCTCAAGCAATACGTCAGCAATATATGGAATGCGTGGTGACAGGTAAATCTTTCACTAATGAAGAGTACCTGAGTTTTCAAGGGCAAGAAACTTGGTTGCTGACTACTCTTAATCCTTTAAAAGATAATTCTGGTCAAGTCTATCGCATTGTTGGTACTACCTTCGACATCAGCGATCGCAAACGGGCTGAAATTCAGTTAAAGCAGCAGGCAAAAGACTTAGAAAAAACTTTACAACAACTGCAACACACTCAGATACAACTAATTCAAAGTGAAAAAATGTCTAGCTTGGGTCAATTGGTAGCGGGAGTTGCCCACGAAATCAACAATCCCACCAGCTTTATCTTCGGTAATCTTATTCATGCCAAAGAATATGTCCAAGACTTACTCAAACTGGTGCAACTTTACCAACGATACTATCCCGATTCTATACCGGAAATACAAGCGCAGATAAAAGCCATTGACCTAGATTTTCTGATAGCAGACTTGCCGAAGCTTCTCAACTCAATGGAGATAGGAGCAGAACGCATTCGGCAGATAGTGCTTTCGTTGCGAACTTTCTCCCGCATGGATGAAGCCGAAATGAAAGAGGTGGATATCCATGAGGGTATCGACAGTACACTAATGATTCTGGCACATCGGCTCAAAGACCAGGGCGATCGCTCAGCGATTGAAGTGATTAAAGAATACGGCAACCTAATACCAGTGGAGTGTTACGCTGGACAGATCAATCAGGTGTTTATGAATATTTTGACCAATGCCATTGATGCATTAGAAGAGTCATTAGTCAATAGTCATTTGTCATTGGTAGACAAAAAAGGACAAAGGACAACGCCACAAATTCGTATTTGCACGCTATTAACTACCAATAATAAAGTAAAAATTAAGATTGCAGATAACGGCCCGGGAATACCAGAGACTGTTAAACAGCGTTTATTTGACCCCTTCTTTACTACTAAACCCATAGGTAAAGGGACAGGGATGGGACTTTCTATTAGCTATCAGATTATTACAGAAAGACATGGTGGTTCCTTAGAATGTATTTCACAACCAGGAAGTGGTGCTGAGTTTGTGATTTCTATCCCTCTGCGCCAAACGTAG
- the galK gene encoding galactokinase — protein MNFQQIFGNPPEAEASAPGRVNLLGEHTDYNDGFVLPIAIPQKTTVQIGFSNDGQHHFYSQNLDDQVSILEINHTPSGFASYIFGCIQVLKKEGYEIPSLNLYVKSSVPIGSGLSSSAALEVATLRAIRQLLNLPINDVEIAQFAQQAEIHYAGVQCGIMDQMAASLADTEHILFLDTRTLSSRVLPFPAGAEIVVIDSGVPRTLASSGYNQRRAECEQAAQLLGVKALRDITKLEATEDLPEPLRRRARHVVTENNRVLEVLQILETRHVASLQRFGGLMNASHASLRDDYEVSVPALDTLVEMLQKTPGVFGARLTGAGFGGACVALVAKSEGRAIATKVLEQYNHNGYTGRVLVPPTDF, from the coding sequence ATGAACTTCCAACAAATCTTTGGTAATCCACCTGAAGCCGAAGCCAGTGCTCCTGGAAGGGTTAATCTACTTGGTGAACATACTGACTATAATGATGGCTTTGTTCTCCCGATCGCAATTCCGCAAAAAACAACAGTGCAAATCGGGTTTAGTAATGATGGACAGCACCATTTTTATTCTCAAAATTTAGACGATCAAGTCAGCATTTTAGAAATCAATCATACGCCGTCTGGTTTTGCAAGTTATATCTTTGGATGTATTCAAGTTTTAAAAAAAGAAGGATATGAGATACCATCGCTGAATTTGTACGTCAAATCTTCGGTTCCTATTGGTTCGGGTTTGTCTAGTAGTGCAGCTTTGGAAGTTGCAACACTGCGGGCAATCCGCCAACTCCTCAACCTTCCTATCAATGATGTCGAAATCGCCCAATTCGCACAGCAAGCGGAAATTCACTACGCTGGGGTGCAATGCGGCATCATGGATCAGATGGCTGCGAGCCTTGCTGACACGGAACATATCTTGTTTCTAGATACTCGTACGCTGTCATCCCGCGTGTTACCTTTCCCAGCAGGAGCAGAGATTGTGGTGATAGATAGTGGTGTGCCTCGCACGCTTGCAAGTAGCGGATATAACCAGCGGCGGGCTGAGTGCGAGCAGGCAGCACAGTTGCTGGGGGTGAAGGCATTGCGAGATATTACCAAGCTAGAAGCAACAGAAGACTTACCCGAACCATTGCGGCGTCGTGCTCGTCATGTAGTTACGGAAAATAACCGTGTCTTGGAGGTTTTGCAAATTTTAGAGACACGACATGTGGCATCTCTACAGCGTTTTGGGGGGTTAATGAATGCATCCCATGCTAGTTTGCGGGATGATTACGAAGTTTCTGTTCCTGCACTAGATACGCTGGTAGAGATGTTGCAAAAAACTCCCGGAGTGTTTGGCGCAAGGCTCACGGGTGCAGGTTTTGGCGGTGCTTGCGTGGCTTTAGTTGCAAAGAGTGAGGGCAGAGCGATCGCAACAAAAGTTCTTGAACAATACAACCATAATGGTTACACAGGACGAGTTTTAGTTCCCCCTACCGATTTTTGA
- a CDS encoding ABC transporter ATP-binding protein translates to MSDDTLSNSSVILEAKALTRRFGGLVAVNNISFTVNKYEIFGLIGPNGAGKTTLFNLITGLIPPSSGQLTYQNQEISQLRPHQIAALGIARTFQNIRLFGELSALENVIIARHLHTHSNMFTGVLGVPPAPAEERKSKQKAWELLELVGLQERAEEKARNFAYGDQRRLEIARALALEPQVLLLDEPAAGMNPSEKQQLSEFIRNLRDLFHLTVILIEHHVPLVMGLCDRIAVLDFGQLIALGEPTAVKNNPAVIEAYLGTE, encoded by the coding sequence ATGTCAGACGATACATTATCTAACAGCAGTGTTATTTTAGAAGCAAAAGCTCTGACTCGCCGCTTTGGTGGTCTAGTAGCAGTGAATAATATATCTTTTACCGTTAACAAATATGAAATTTTTGGATTGATAGGCCCTAATGGTGCTGGTAAAACAACTTTATTTAATTTAATTACGGGCTTAATTCCTCCTTCAAGTGGACAATTAACTTATCAAAATCAAGAAATCTCTCAACTGCGTCCCCATCAAATTGCCGCTTTAGGGATTGCTCGAACCTTCCAAAATATTCGCTTGTTTGGTGAACTTTCAGCACTAGAAAATGTCATTATTGCTCGACATTTGCATACTCATAGTAATATGTTCACTGGTGTTCTGGGAGTGCCACCAGCACCCGCAGAGGAACGCAAAAGTAAGCAGAAAGCTTGGGAATTACTAGAATTAGTTGGTTTGCAAGAACGTGCCGAAGAAAAAGCTAGAAACTTTGCTTACGGCGATCAAAGGCGCTTAGAAATTGCCCGTGCATTAGCCTTAGAACCACAAGTCTTACTCCTCGACGAACCCGCAGCAGGGATGAACCCCAGCGAAAAGCAGCAACTCAGTGAGTTTATTCGCAACCTGCGCGATCTCTTTCATTTGACGGTAATTCTGATTGAACATCATGTTCCTTTGGTGATGGGGTTGTGCGATCGCATTGCTGTTTTAGATTTTGGTCAGTTAATTGCTTTGGGTGAACCAACAGCGGTTAAAAATAATCCAGCTGTAATAGAGGCGTATTTGGGAACTGAATAA
- a CDS encoding HAD family hydrolase has translation MALQAVLLDIDGTLVLSNDAHAQSWVDAFREFGYDVSFEQVRSLIGMGGDQLIPRVVPGLTDEEGDGGAIAQRRKEIFLKHYAPKLSPANGARQLIQHMLQTGLRLIVASSASNQEMEVLLKAAQVDDLLKVTTTSSDAEASKPAPDIVEAALSKLNKPPNQVLMLGDTPYDIKSANMAGVGAIALRCGGFDDATLAGAKAIYDDPADLLAHYADSPLGKNA, from the coding sequence ATGGCATTGCAAGCAGTGCTTTTAGATATCGATGGGACGCTTGTCTTGAGCAATGATGCCCACGCTCAATCTTGGGTTGATGCATTTAGGGAATTTGGTTATGATGTGTCGTTCGAGCAAGTGCGATCGCTAATTGGTATGGGCGGCGATCAACTAATACCCAGAGTGGTACCAGGACTTACGGATGAGGAAGGCGATGGAGGTGCGATCGCCCAACGGCGCAAAGAAATATTTCTCAAACATTATGCACCGAAACTCTCACCAGCCAATGGTGCAAGGCAATTAATACAGCACATGCTGCAAACTGGCTTGCGGCTAATCGTTGCTAGTTCAGCTTCAAATCAAGAAATGGAGGTTTTACTCAAAGCTGCCCAGGTTGACGACTTGCTTAAAGTAACGACGACATCAAGCGATGCTGAAGCGTCTAAACCAGCACCAGATATTGTGGAAGCAGCACTTAGCAAGCTGAATAAGCCGCCTAACCAAGTTTTGATGCTTGGTGATACGCCTTACGATATCAAATCTGCGAATATGGCTGGAGTCGGCGCGATCGCACTGCGCTGTGGTGGCTTTGACGATGCCACTCTAGCAGGAGCTAAAGCAATTTATGACGATCCCGCTGATTTGTTAGCGCACTATGCCGATTCACCCCTTGGAAAAAATGCGTAA
- a CDS encoding branched-chain amino acid ABC transporter permease — MAEFFATYGSLIVSMVLGALLGLSLYLPLMAGQLSLASPGFYALGGYIAAILSTTLFTSTGDSFPIALLLLEMLIAGLVSGLLGVAVGIPALRLRGIYLAIATIAFVEVLRVISLNLDITGGAVGIFGIPQPFQTPIEYLWIALPLLIISMVLIYRLECIRVGRALTAIREDELAASAMGINPTYYKVLAFTLGAILAGVVGTISAHFLNTWNARQGTFDASIIYLTFVLIGGSRTFLGAVVGGMLFTALPEVLRSIADTGGLPDWLAQFLRDGRLIIFGLLIVVGTIFFPQGLVTPDIFKRRKLRTRQSSKL; from the coding sequence ATGGCTGAATTTTTTGCTACCTATGGCTCCTTAATAGTTTCTATGGTATTAGGGGCGCTGCTAGGGCTTTCACTGTATTTACCACTGATGGCTGGGCAGTTGTCATTAGCTAGTCCTGGATTTTATGCTTTAGGTGGATATATAGCAGCAATTCTTTCTACAACACTTTTCACCTCCACCGGCGATTCATTTCCGATCGCGCTATTGTTGTTGGAAATGTTAATTGCTGGTTTAGTTTCTGGTTTATTGGGTGTAGCGGTGGGAATTCCAGCATTGCGGTTGCGGGGAATTTATTTAGCGATCGCTACCATTGCTTTTGTGGAAGTTCTGCGCGTTATCTCCCTCAATTTGGATATTACAGGCGGTGCAGTTGGGATTTTTGGCATTCCCCAACCTTTCCAAACGCCAATAGAATATTTGTGGATTGCTCTACCATTACTAATAATTAGTATGGTTTTAATCTACCGTCTAGAATGCATCCGCGTAGGTAGGGCTTTAACTGCCATTCGTGAAGATGAATTAGCAGCAAGTGCAATGGGAATCAACCCAACTTACTATAAAGTTTTAGCATTTACATTAGGAGCAATTTTAGCAGGAGTTGTTGGTACTATTAGTGCCCATTTTCTCAATACCTGGAATGCCCGTCAAGGTACATTTGATGCCAGTATTATTTACTTAACTTTTGTCTTAATTGGTGGTTCCAGAACTTTTTTGGGAGCGGTAGTAGGCGGTATGTTATTTACAGCCTTACCAGAAGTATTGAGAAGCATCGCCGATACAGGTGGTTTACCCGATTGGTTAGCTCAGTTTCTAAGAGATGGTAGATTAATTATTTTTGGTTTACTGATAGTTGTGGGAACAATCTTTTTCCCCCAAGGACTTGTTACTCCAGATATTTTTAAACGGCGCAAACTTCGGACTAGACAAAGCAGCAAGCTCTAA
- a CDS encoding alpha-ketoglutarate-dependent dioxygenase AlkB family protein, whose translation MKDNSFTSLRETFMKNRTAINAIQGDLFSGFDSVIDESMKSLEKEVLSMSDADVIFYRNFFNQQESDELFQTLFNEIKWRQDKMKIYGKEVNLPRKTAWYGDRDKSYTFSGIHLDPEPWTPTLLQVKEKVEEIAKVRFNSVLLNLYRDGNDGISWHSDAEPELGNNPVIGSVSFGGIRRFMFRHKHNKDLKTEIELTHGSFLFMAGATQHFWQHQIPKTSKKVQPRINLTFRVIGHSR comes from the coding sequence ATGAAAGACAATTCCTTTACATCTTTAAGAGAAACTTTTATGAAAAATAGAACTGCTATAAACGCGATTCAGGGTGACTTATTCTCCGGGTTCGACTCCGTTATAGATGAGTCAATGAAGAGCTTAGAGAAAGAAGTTTTATCTATGTCAGATGCAGATGTTATTTTCTATCGCAATTTTTTTAATCAGCAAGAGAGCGATGAGCTTTTTCAAACCTTGTTTAACGAAATAAAATGGCGACAAGACAAGATGAAAATTTACGGTAAGGAGGTAAACTTACCGAGAAAAACTGCTTGGTATGGAGATAGAGACAAGTCATATACATTCTCAGGTATTCATCTTGATCCAGAACCTTGGACACCCACGCTGCTACAAGTAAAAGAGAAAGTTGAGGAGATTGCAAAAGTTAGGTTTAACAGCGTTTTGCTAAATCTTTACCGAGACGGAAATGATGGGATATCCTGGCACAGTGATGCTGAACCAGAGCTAGGTAACAATCCTGTAATTGGTTCTGTTAGCTTTGGCGGAATAAGAAGGTTTATGTTTAGGCATAAGCACAATAAGGATTTGAAAACAGAAATTGAGTTAACACATGGAAGCTTCCTTTTCATGGCGGGTGCAACCCAGCATTTTTGGCAGCATCAGATCCCAAAAACATCAAAGAAGGTTCAACCAAGAATCAATTTAACTTTTAGAGTAATTGGTCATTCCCGGTGA
- a CDS encoding DUF1350 family protein, whose protein sequence is MYWTEISGNWVLIPRNPIGIIHFLGGAFVATAPHITYRLLLESIVEKGYIVVATPFANTLDHRAIAEQVLLNFERALVRLEDRGALGKSYLPIYGVGHSMGCKLHLLIGSLFPVERAGNILVSFNNYAAREAIPLIEQFNSTFQFNSNFAVEFTPSPLETNKLVQESYNVRRNLLIKFSNDTIDQSAALTELLQKRFPGMVTVQTLQGNHLTPLGQDVKWQTGKDFNPLDAIGQWFRQEVYRDLNQLKRTILFWLNPVSSL, encoded by the coding sequence ATGTACTGGACAGAAATCTCTGGTAACTGGGTGTTGATTCCCCGAAATCCTATCGGTATAATTCATTTCCTTGGAGGTGCATTTGTGGCTACAGCCCCGCACATCACCTACCGTTTATTATTGGAAAGCATAGTAGAAAAAGGCTATATTGTCGTTGCTACGCCGTTTGCGAACACTCTAGATCATAGAGCGATCGCTGAGCAAGTACTTCTCAACTTTGAACGTGCCTTGGTACGCTTGGAGGACAGAGGAGCATTAGGCAAAAGCTATCTCCCCATTTATGGTGTTGGGCACAGCATGGGGTGCAAACTACATTTGCTCATCGGTAGTCTTTTCCCAGTAGAACGTGCGGGTAACATCCTCGTCTCTTTCAACAACTACGCTGCACGCGAAGCTATCCCCTTAATAGAACAGTTCAATTCGACATTCCAATTTAATTCTAACTTTGCAGTCGAGTTTACCCCCTCACCCTTGGAGACAAACAAACTCGTACAGGAAAGCTACAACGTCCGCCGCAATTTGCTAATTAAATTTAGCAATGATACGATTGACCAATCAGCAGCTTTAACTGAACTGTTGCAAAAACGCTTCCCAGGCATGGTAACAGTACAAACACTCCAGGGAAATCACCTCACACCCCTAGGGCAAGATGTGAAATGGCAAACGGGCAAGGACTTTAACCCCTTGGATGCTATCGGCCAATGGTTTAGACAAGAAGTATACCGTGACCTGAATCAGCTTAAACGCACTATACTTTTTTGGCTCAACCCAGTGTCATCACTATAA
- a CDS encoding ABC transporter ATP-binding protein → MNTDEIQRNTQKYPVLEIKNLYVNYGGIQALQNINLVVNNSEVVTLIGANGAGKTTTLRAISKIINPKSGEIIYSGRNIVRRQPHEVVQLGIAHCPEGRRVLARQTVYDNLLLGAYIRSRQAEIKADIQRQFEMFPRLAQRRNQLAGTLSGGEQQMLAIARALMSKPKLLLLDEPSLGLAPAIVREIFTIIENLRATGVTILLVEQNANLALQIADRGYVLDAGSITLTGAASELITDERVRKAYLG, encoded by the coding sequence ATGAATACCGATGAAATTCAGAGAAATACACAAAAATATCCTGTTTTAGAAATTAAAAATTTATATGTTAACTATGGTGGTATTCAAGCTCTTCAAAATATTAATTTAGTTGTTAATAATAGCGAGGTAGTTACTCTTATTGGTGCCAACGGTGCTGGCAAAACTACTACTCTCCGGGCAATCTCCAAAATAATTAATCCTAAAAGTGGCGAGATTATCTATAGTGGCCGCAACATTGTCCGCCGCCAACCTCACGAAGTTGTGCAACTGGGTATCGCCCATTGTCCAGAAGGACGGAGAGTATTAGCGCGACAAACTGTTTATGATAATTTGCTCTTGGGTGCGTATATTCGTTCTCGTCAAGCAGAAATAAAAGCTGATATACAGCGTCAATTTGAGATGTTTCCACGCTTGGCACAAAGACGCAATCAACTAGCAGGAACCCTCAGCGGTGGTGAACAACAAATGTTAGCTATTGCCCGTGCTTTGATGAGTAAACCAAAACTTTTGTTATTGGATGAACCCAGTTTAGGTTTAGCACCAGCAATAGTTCGAGAAATTTTCACTATCATTGAAAATTTACGTGCTACAGGTGTGACTATCCTCTTAGTTGAACAAAATGCTAATCTTGCTTTACAAATTGCCGATAGAGGATATGTTTTGGATGCAGGTTCGATTACTTTAACAGGTGCAGCATCGGAATTAATCACTGATGAACGAGTCAGAAAGGCTTATTTGGGGTAA
- a CDS encoding PP2C family protein-serine/threonine phosphatase, producing MFQILVIDDDPAVRLLLKRMLERQGYKVAAASNGEEGILQAFTGHPALIICDWIMPGMNGLEVCQRIKADPNLSTTFFILLTSLDSVADRVKGLDAGADDFITKPIEHNELQARVRAGLRLHQLSRDLQTQKQILEAELAEAAEYVRSLLPAPMTEPLSIDFCFIPSRQLGGDCFDYYWLDPDYLAIYLLDTAGHGLRATLPSISVLNLLRSRALKSLNYYQPSEVLKALNDTFQMNYQNDKYFTIWYGVYNRVQHQLIYSSAGHPPAILLSGKSTNTIEVKLLRTPGMPVGMFPQVKYIDGFCEIEEDSNLYIFSDGAYEITKSDGTLWGLDAFIRTLVSLQNSVDCQINQIIKQLILVNQKEVFDDDLSILQMKFN from the coding sequence ATGTTTCAAATCCTAGTAATTGATGATGATCCAGCAGTACGGTTACTGCTGAAAAGAATGCTGGAAAGACAGGGTTACAAGGTAGCTGCTGCCAGCAACGGTGAGGAAGGAATTTTACAAGCATTTACTGGGCATCCGGCATTAATTATTTGTGATTGGATCATGCCTGGTATGAATGGACTAGAAGTTTGCCAACGCATTAAAGCAGATCCAAATTTATCCACCACATTTTTTATTCTTTTAACATCTTTAGATTCTGTTGCCGATCGCGTTAAGGGTTTAGATGCTGGCGCTGACGATTTTATCACCAAACCTATCGAACATAATGAATTACAGGCGCGGGTAAGAGCGGGATTGCGCTTGCATCAGTTAAGTCGAGATTTACAAACTCAAAAGCAAATCTTAGAAGCAGAGTTGGCAGAAGCAGCGGAATACGTGCGATCGCTTCTACCTGCCCCGATGACAGAACCTTTAAGCATTGATTTTTGCTTCATTCCCTCACGCCAATTGGGAGGCGATTGTTTTGATTATTACTGGCTTGATCCTGATTATCTAGCAATTTACTTGCTAGACACAGCCGGACATGGACTTAGAGCTACTTTGCCTTCAATTTCCGTGCTAAATTTACTGCGATCGCGTGCTCTCAAAAGTCTTAATTACTATCAACCGAGTGAGGTACTCAAGGCGTTAAATGACACATTTCAGATGAATTATCAAAATGATAAATACTTTACTATTTGGTATGGCGTTTATAATCGTGTCCAGCACCAGTTAATATATTCTAGTGCAGGGCATCCGCCTGCAATTTTATTATCAGGTAAATCCACAAATACCATCGAAGTCAAACTTTTAAGAACTCCTGGCATGCCCGTTGGGATGTTTCCACAGGTCAAATATATTGATGGTTTTTGTGAAATAGAAGAAGATAGTAATCTTTATATTTTTAGCGATGGTGCTTATGAAATCACTAAATCTGATGGTACACTTTGGGGTTTAGATGCATTCATTAGAACTCTTGTTAGTTTACAGAATTCTGTTGATTGCCAAATCAACCAGATAATTAAACAGTTAATACTTGTAAACCAAAAAGAGGTTTTTGATGATGATTTATCTATACTTCAAATGAAGTTTAATTAA
- a CDS encoding geranylgeranylglycerol-phosphate geranylgeranyltransferase: protein MFFITHIIEYVRLAMSEQLHVNKKAGSFTSTSGQNASLSPDSSDGISLIRDFAQLFRLPVAILAALVGCATIYALNSAAPLYKYLLTATILICTHSAACAINDYWDIDKDRIDHPERPLPSGRLSPQQVWWAAVILFTCAPIAAIPLGIYCFILVAVSTILLWNYSHLLIRNGIFANFIVAAIAAAIIFLGSLVVARPLALLYPSAFVFLYTLAKEIIWDVHDAAGDRTQGIVTIVNSWGKRTAFLIAWGLIGIVVVSIPFALLLLPMGHPLLFGVFSSVMLLFVGIALARYQYQDSVSAYQGFVFWDRISMLLGAIGLLGAAPAL, encoded by the coding sequence GTGTTTTTTATTACCCACATTATTGAATATGTGAGGTTGGCGATGAGCGAACAATTGCACGTTAACAAAAAAGCTGGTTCGTTCACTTCTACATCAGGACAAAATGCTTCCTTATCTCCTGATTCTAGTGACGGAATAAGCCTGATTCGTGATTTTGCCCAACTTTTTCGGCTACCAGTTGCTATCCTTGCTGCTTTAGTTGGTTGTGCCACGATCTATGCGCTGAACTCAGCCGCTCCATTATATAAATACCTGCTGACGGCAACTATCTTAATCTGTACACACTCTGCGGCCTGTGCGATCAATGACTATTGGGATATAGATAAAGACCGAATCGATCACCCTGAAAGACCACTGCCATCTGGTCGCCTTTCACCCCAGCAAGTTTGGTGGGCTGCTGTGATTCTGTTTACCTGCGCTCCGATCGCAGCAATTCCTCTAGGAATATATTGTTTTATTCTAGTAGCTGTTAGTACCATCTTGCTATGGAATTACTCGCATCTATTAATCCGTAATGGCATTTTCGCGAATTTTATTGTGGCAGCGATCGCCGCTGCGATCATTTTTCTGGGTAGTTTGGTAGTAGCTCGGCCTTTAGCACTGCTTTACCCCAGTGCTTTTGTATTTTTATATACATTGGCTAAGGAAATTATCTGGGACGTACATGATGCAGCAGGCGATCGCACTCAGGGGATTGTCACCATTGTCAATTCCTGGGGAAAGCGAACAGCTTTCTTAATTGCCTGGGGATTAATTGGCATAGTGGTTGTGTCAATCCCGTTTGCCCTGTTACTGCTGCCGATGGGACATCCTCTGTTGTTTGGAGTTTTCTCTTCAGTAATGTTGCTGTTTGTGGGGATTGCATTAGCACGCTATCAATATCAAGATAGTGTGAGCGCTTACCAAGGATTTGTCTTTTGGGATCGCATAAGTATGCTGTTGGGAGCGATAGGTTTGTTAGGGGCTGCTCCGGCACTATAA
- a CDS encoding STAS domain-containing protein, translating into MQNHSVKVIQPSGSLDASKSQEFREKITEIIESGAKTVLVDFQDVTFMDSSGLGAVVLAFKVLRAADKKLVLCSINEQVRLLFELTGMDKVFEIFPNQDEFNKLTN; encoded by the coding sequence ATGCAAAATCATTCCGTCAAAGTTATTCAACCAAGTGGAAGTCTAGATGCTAGTAAATCACAGGAGTTTCGGGAGAAAATTACCGAAATTATAGAAAGTGGTGCAAAAACTGTATTAGTTGATTTTCAAGATGTGACTTTTATGGATAGCTCTGGACTTGGGGCTGTTGTTTTAGCATTTAAAGTCCTGCGAGCAGCAGACAAAAAGTTGGTATTATGTTCTATTAATGAGCAGGTCAGGCTCTTATTTGAACTTACTGGTATGGATAAAGTTTTTGAAATTTTTCCTAATCAGGATGAATTTAATAAATTGACTAATTAG